In a single window of the Natator depressus isolate rNatDep1 chromosome 24, rNatDep2.hap1, whole genome shotgun sequence genome:
- the LOC141976973 gene encoding guanylate-binding protein 3-like produces the protein MEIPMLAPICLIENSPAGELRVQQEALRVLAEISQPVVVVAIAGLYRTGKSYLLNKLAGKRTGFSLGSTIQSHTKGIWMWCLPHPRRAGHTLVLLDTEGLGDVEKGDTKNDTWIFALAVLLSSTLVYNSMGTISQQAMDQLHYVTELTEHIKVKAAGEGSRQEREDSAEFVRFFPAFVWAVRDFTLQLELDGREITEDEYLENGLKLKPGSSRRAQLYNLPRECIRQFFPARKCFVFVQPAGRRDLPRLEELQEDELEPEFREQVARFCHHVWETSKPKTIPGGHVVTGAMLGNLAVTYVDAIRSGAVPCMESAVLALAQIENSAAVGEAVAVYEEQLVRRAALPTESLQELLELHAQCEREALRAFMARAFKDDDRSFQGELMRRLEEQKQELCRRNELASSDRCTATLLELWDEMDDRIGQGVYLVPGGYQHFQDDRQRMVERYRQVPGKGVKAEEVLQEFLQSKEDVAQSILQTDEALTEKEKEMAAERARAEAAEREQEVLKQKEAELQQKLEDQDRSYQENLRQLETKLEDERKKLLEEQGKMMDQKLKEQEALLREGFREEAGRLESEIRRLQQQNEEVRKPSWIQSALGMLGDAASLVLPGFAGKAVGAITYLVQRLF, from the exons ATGGAGATCCCCATGCTGGCCCCCATCTGCCTGATCGAGAACAGCCCGGCGGGGGAGCTGCGGGtgcagcaggaggcgctgcgggTGCTGGCAGAGATCTCCCAGCCCGTGGTGGTGGTGGCCATCGCCGGGCTGTACCGCACCGGCAAGTCCTACCTCCTGAACAAACTGGCTGGCAAGAGAACAG ggtTCTCGCTGGGCTCCACCATCCAGTCGCACACCAAGGGCATCTGGATGTggtgcctgccccacccccgccggGCCGGCCACACCCTGGTGCTGCTGGACACCGAGGGGCTGGGGGACGTGGAGAag GGTGACACGAAGAACGACACGTGGATCTTCGCGCTGGCCGTGCTGCTCAGCAGCACCCTGGTCTATAACAGCATGGGCACCATCAGCCAGCAGGCCATGGACCAGCTGCA CTATGTGACGGAGCTGACGGAGCACATCAAGGTGAAGGCGGCAGGTGAGGGCAGCCGGCAGGAGCGGGAGGATTCGGCCGAGTTCGTGCGGTTCTTCCCGGCCTTCGTGTGGGCCGTGCGGGATTTCACGCTGCAGCTGGAGCTGGACGGGCGGGAGATCACCGAGGACGAGTACCTGGAGAACGGCCTGAAACTAAAGCCAG GCAGCAGCCGGCGAGCCCAGCTCTACAACCTGCCCCGCGAGTGCATCCGCCAGTTCTTCCCGGCCCGGAAATGCTTTGTCTTCGTCCAGCCGGCCGGCAGGAGGGACCTGCCCcggctggaggagctgcaggaggacgAGCTGGAGCCCGAGTTCCGGGAGCAGGTGGCCCGGTTCTGCCACCACGTCTGGGAGACGTCGAAGCCCAAGACCATCCCAGGCGGCCACGTGGTGACCGGGGCCA TGCTGGGGAACCTGGCGGTGACCTACGTCGACGCCATCCGCAGCGGGGCGGTGCCCTGCATGGAGAGCGCGGTGCTGGCCCTGGCGCAGATCGAGAACTCGGCGGCGGTGGGGGAGGCCGTGGCTGTCTACGAGGAGCAGCTGGTGCGGCGGGCGGCGCTGCCCACGGAGAGCttgcaggagctgctggagctgcacGCCCAGTGCGAGCGGGAGGCGCTGCGGGCATTCATGGCGCGCGCCTTTAAGGACGACGACCGCAGCTTCCAAGGGGAGCTCATG CGCCGCCTGGAGGAGCAGAAGCAGGAGCTCTGCCGGCGCAATGAGCTGGCATCCTCGGACCGCTGCACGGCCAccctgctggagctgtgggacGAGATGGACGACCGGATCGGCCAGGGGGTGTACTTGGTGCCCGGGGGCTACCAGCACTTCCAGGATGACCGGCAGCGGATGGTGGAGAGATACCGGCAGGTGCCGGGGAAGGGGGTAAAG GCCGAGGAGGTGCTGCAGGAGTTCCTCCAGTCCAAGGAGGACGTGGCCCAGTCCATCCTGCAGACGGACGAGGCCCTGacggagaaggagaaggagatggCAG ccGAGCGAGCCCGGGCCGAGGCAGCTGAGCGGGAGCAGGAGGTCCTGAAGCAGAAGGAGGCTGAGCTGCAGCAGAAGCTGGAGGACCAGGACCGCAGCTACCAGGAGAACCTGCGGCAGCTGGAGACAAAGCTGGAGGACGAGAGGAagaagctgctggaggagcagggcaAAATGATGGATCAGAAACTGAAG GAGCAGGAGGCCCTGCTGAGGGAGGGGTTCCGGGAGGAGGCCGGACGCCTGGAGAGCGAGATCCGGCGCCTGCAGCAGCAAAATGAGGAGGTCCGGAAGCCGTCATGGATCCAATCGGCGCTGGGGATGCTGGGCGACGCGGCCTCCCTCGTGCTACCCGGCTTCGCCGGCAAGGCCGTCGGGGCCATCACCTACCTCGTTCAGCGCCTGTTCTGA
- the LOC141977589 gene encoding guanylate-binding protein 3-like yields MEEPVCLVGNGADGKLEVNPAALEILRGVAQPVVVVAIVGLYRTGKSYLMNSLAGKKKGFSLGSTVQSHTKGIWMWCLPHPRRAGHTLVLLDTEGLGDVEKGDTKNDVWIFALAVLLSSTLVYNSKGTIDQYAMEQLHFVSELTEHIKVKAQGGDDLEEDTEFVRFFPSFVWAVRDFTLELRIEGQLVREDEYLEHALALKKGNNKKVMDYNLPRQCIRNFFPTRKCFVFVQPASRQEMGQLDSLPTSALDPQFLDQTRRFCDYVFQCSHVKTVKGGILVNGQRFSSLVQSYVGTIRSGQVPCLDNAVTAMAAIENGAALREALAHYAAGMGGLRLPAELGELSAAHGRCEADALQLFMQRSFKDEEQGFQKQLVAGITERYANLLAENEAVSEQTCRALLEELSAAMQQKLSAGRYSQPGGYQAYDRDQNRVVEDYRAKANKGVKAEEALEQFLASKKAEAEAVLKADNLLTEAEKHVAEEKQKAELLEQQRKAAEEKQLQTEQLMKDQERSHQENVKQLEAKVAEELASARQEAERALESKLKEQEAMLQKGFAEKARLMEDEISGLKREISSASKTDFLSGLFSTIKEGLRTVASVSDFLTSRRQQGKGTSNPSKTQRRK; encoded by the exons ATGGAGGAGCCCGTGTGCCTGGTGGGGAACGGGGCCGACGGGAAGCTGGAGGTGAACCCCGCGGCGCTGGAGATCCTGCGTGGCGTGGCCCAGCCCGTGGTGGTGGTGGCCATCGTGGGGCTGTACCGCACCGGCAAGTCTTATCTCATGAACTCCTTGGCCGGGAAGAAGAAAG ggtTCTCGCTGGGCTCCACGGTGCAGTCACACACCAAGGGCATCTGGATGTggtgcctgccccacccccgccggGCTGGCCACACCCTGGTGCTGCTGGACACCGAGGGGCTGGGCGACGTGGAGAAG GGCGACACGAAGAACGACGTGTGGATCTTCGCGCTGGCCGTGCTGCTGAGCAGCACCCTGGTCTACAACAGCAAAGGGACCATCGACCAGTACgccatggagcagctgca CTTTGTGTCGGAGCTGACAGAGCACATCAAGGTGAAGGCGCAGGGAGGGGACGACCTGGAGGAGGACACGGAGTTCGTCCGCTTCTTCCCCAGCTTTGTCTGGGCCGTGCGGGATTTCACGCTGGAGCTGAGGATCGAGGGGCAGCTGGTGAGAGAGGATGAGTACTTGGAGCATGCGCTGGCCCTGAAGAAAG GCAACAACAAGAAGGTGATGGACTACAACCTGCCACGACAGTGCATCCGCAATTTCTTCCCCACCCGCAAGTGCTTCGTGTTTGTCCAGCCGGCGTCGCGGCAGGAGATGGGCCAGCTGGATTCGCTGCCCACCAGTGCCCTGGACCCGCAATTCCTGGACCAGACCCGCCGGTTCTGTGACTACGTCTTCCAGTGCTCCCACGTCAAGACAGTTAAAGGAGGGATTCTGGTCAATGGGCAAA GGTTCAGCTCCTTAGTGCAGAGCTACGTGGGCACCATCCGCAGCGGGCAGGTGCCCTGCCTGGACAACGCGGTGACCGCCATGGCCGCCATCGAGAACGGGGCGGCCCTCAGGGAGGCGCTGGCTCACTACGCGGCCGGGATGGGGGGGCTGCGGCTGCCGGCGGAGCTGGGCGAGCTCTCGGCGGCGCACGGGAGGTGCGAGGCGGACGCCCTGCAGCTCTTCATGCAGCGCTCCTTCAAGGACGAGGAGCAGGGGTTCCAGAAGCAGCTGGTG GCCGGGATCACGGAGCGATACGCAAATCTCCTCGCAGAAAACGAGGCCGTTTCGGAGCAGACCTGCCGCGCCCTGCTGGAGGAGCTCTCGGCCGCCATGCAGCAGAAACTCAGCGCCGGGCGTTACTCCCAGCCCGGCGGGTACCAGGCCTACGACAGGGACCAGAACCGGGTGGTGGAGGATTACCGGGCGAAGGCCAACAAAGGGGTCAAG GCGGAGGAGGCTCTGGAGCAGTTCCTGGCCAGTAAGAAGGCGGAGGCGGAGGCTGTGCTGAAGGCCGACAACCTGCTGACTGAGGCAGAGAAGCACGTGGCCG aggagaagcagaaggctgagctgctggagcagcagcggAAGGCGGCGgaggagaagcagctgcagacGGAGCAGCTGATGAAGGACCAGGAGCGCAGCCACCAGGAGAACGTGAAGCAGCTGGAGGCCAAGGTGGCGGAGGAGCTGGCCAGTGCCCGGCAGGAGGCGGAGCGGGCCCTGGAGAGCAAGCTGAAGGAGCAGGAGGCCATGCTGCAGAAGGGCTTTGCGGAGAAAGCCAGGCTGATGGAGGACGAGATCTCGGGCCTCAAGCGGGAGATCAGCTCCGCCAGCAAAACTGACTTTCTGTCAGGCCTTTTCAGCACCATCAAGGAGGGGCTGAGAACCGTCGCCAGCGTGTCCGATTTTCTGACATCCAGGCGCCAGCAGGGGAAGGGGACGAGTAACCCGAGTAAAACCCAGAGACGAAAGTAG